In the genome of Notamacropus eugenii isolate mMacEug1 chromosome 5, mMacEug1.pri_v2, whole genome shotgun sequence, one region contains:
- the ALPL gene encoding alkaline phosphatase, tissue-nonspecific isozyme, producing MPQVSRLSLVNRSTDPTMLLLLLGLMTGTCLSSIIPEKEKNPQYWRDQAQHTLQHALKLQKLNTNVAKNVILFLGDGMGVSTVTAARILKGQLHHMPGEDFQLEMDKFPFVALSKTYNTNAQVPDSAGTATAYLCGVKGNEGTLGVSAAVIRSQCNTTKGNEVTSILRWAKDAGKSVGIVTTTRVNHATPSAAYAHSADRDWYSDNEMPTEALSQGCKDIAYQLIHNIPDIDVIMGGGRKYMFPKNMTDVEYGDEEKARGTRLDGQVLVNVWKDKKAQDKNAHYVWNRMQLLELNLDRVDFLLGLFEPMDMTYELNRNNQTDPSLTEMVEVAIKILRKNPKGFFLLVEGGRIDHGHHEGKAKQALHEAVEMDRAIGQAGALTSLEDTLTVVTADHSHVFTFGGYTPRGNSIFGLAPMLSDTDKKPFTSILYGNGPGYKVVAGERENVSTVDYAHDNYQAQSAVPLRHETHGGEDVAVFAKGPMAHLLHGVHEQNYIPHVMAYAACIGANKDHCKLPSSARLGPQPALFSGLLTIFLLLSLLF from the exons ATGCCTCAGGTGTCCAGGCTCAGTCTGGTGAACAGATCCACTGATCCTACCatgcttctccttctccttggcCTTATGACTGGAACCTGCCTCTCTTCCATTATACCAG agaaagagaagaatcctCAGTATTGGAGGGACCAGGCACAACACACTCTCCAGCATGCCCTGAAGCTCCAGAAGCTCAACACCAATGTTGCCAAGAATGTGATCTTGTTCCTGGGAGATG GAATGGGGGTGTCCACTGTGACCGCTGCCCGGATCCTCAAAGGCCAGCTTCACCACATGCCCGGAGAGGACTTCCAGCTTGAAATGGACAAGTTTCCTTTTGTAGCTCTGTCCAAG ACATACAACACCAACGCTCAAGTTCCTGACAGTGCGGGGACGGCCACCGCCTACCTCTGTGGAGTGAAGGGTAACGAGGGCACGCTTGGTGTGAGTGCTGCTGTCATCAGGTCGCAGTGCAACACCACCAAAGGCAACGAGGTCACCTCCATCTTACGCTGGGCCAAGGATGCTG GCAAATCTGTTGGCATTGTGACCACCACCCGAGTGAACCATGCTACTCCTAGTGCCGCCTACGCACATTCTGCTGATAGGGATTGGTATTCTGACAACGAGATGCCCACCGAGGCCTTGAGCCAGGGCTGCAAGGACATTGCCTACCAGCTCATCCACAACATCCCAGATATTGAT gtAATCATGGGTGGAGGCCGGAAATATATGTTTCCTAAGAACATGACCGATGTGGAGTATGGGGATGAAGAGAAGGCAAGAGGAACAAGGCTGGACGGACAGGTCCTCGTCAATGTCTGGAAGGATAAGAAGGCTCAGGACAAG AATGCCCACTACGTCTGGAACCGCATGCAGCTGCTAGAACTGAACTTGGACCGTGTGGACTTCCTGCTAG GACTCTTTGAGCCAATGGATATGACTTATGAACTCAACAGAAATAACCAGACAGACCCATCCCTGACCGAGATGGTGGAAGTGGCCATCAAAATCTTGAGAAAGAATCCCAAGGGTTTTTTCCTGCTGGTAGAAG GAGGCAGGATTGACCATGGCCACCATGAGGGAAAGGCCAAACAAGCATTGCATGAAGCGGTGGAGATGGACCGGGCCATTGGGCAGGCCGGTGCGCTGACCTCCCTGGAGGACACCCTGACTGTGGTTACGGCCGACCACTCCCACGTCTTCACCTTTGGTGGCTACACCCCCCGGGGAAACTCCATCTTTG GGCTTGCCCCCATGTTGAGTGATACAGATAAGAAGCCCTTCACCTCCATTCTGTATGGAAATGGACCTGGCTACAAGGTGGTAGCTGGTGAAAGGGAGAATGTTTCCACTGTGGACTATG CTCATGACAACTACCAGGCCCAGTCAGCAGTGCCCTTGCGCCATGAAACCCATGGGGGTGAAGATGTGGCTGTGTTTGCCAAGGGTCCCATGGCTCATCTCCTGCATGGCGTCCATGAACAAAACTACATTCCACACGTCATGGCCTACGCAGCCTGCATCGGGGCTAACAAAGACCATTGCAAACTCCCCTCATCGGCCAGGCTGGGCCCGCAACCGGCACTGTTCTCAGGCCTTCTGACCATTTTCCTCCTGCTCAGCCTCTTATTCTAA